In Acidobacteriota bacterium, one genomic interval encodes:
- a CDS encoding DUF3341 domain-containing protein, with protein sequence MTAAAERHVVEAAYERVEDVRAVVEAALESGVAASQVEVRSPAPLEEGELPLPKLKSRVLLFALSGAVLGGLTAFGLAAGTALAYPLPTGGMSIVAGPPIGVVTYEGTALGLIIMTVLRVLWEGGLLPGRAIRSGRGRASDLDHHVANGRLLLRVHGLSEEQAGPLRDLSRASAVEVG encoded by the coding sequence ATGACGGCGGCCGCAGAGCGGCATGTGGTCGAAGCCGCCTACGAGCGCGTCGAGGACGTGCGGGCGGTCGTCGAAGCCGCGCTCGAGTCGGGCGTCGCGGCCTCGCAGGTCGAAGTGCGGAGTCCGGCGCCGCTGGAAGAAGGCGAACTGCCGCTGCCGAAGCTGAAGTCCCGTGTGTTGCTGTTCGCCCTGTCCGGCGCGGTCCTCGGCGGCCTCACCGCCTTCGGCCTGGCGGCCGGCACGGCGCTGGCCTATCCGCTGCCCACCGGCGGCATGTCGATCGTCGCCGGGCCGCCAATAGGCGTGGTGACGTACGAGGGCACGGCGCTCGGGCTGATCATCATGACCGTCCTGCGCGTGCTCTGGGAGGGTGGCCTGCTCCCGGGCCGGGCGATCCGGAGTGGCCGTGGCCGGGCTTCGGATCTGGACCACCACGTCGCGAACGGTCGGTTGTTGTTGCGGGTCCACGGCCTGAGCGAAGAGCAGGCCGGCCCGCTGCGCGACCTGAGTCGTGCTTCCGCCGTGGAGGTGGGATAG